GCCGCGGCGCCGCCGAAGCTAAGCGGGCATCGCGCGGGTTGCGCGTGGATGGGTGACCACAAGGGCCGGCGGCGAGGCGCTGCCTGCTGGGCAGTCAGGGCCCGTCACAGCAGGTCGTTAGGCGGCTGCCTACTACTAAGGGCAGTTAAACACCATCTCTGCCTCGCCAGGGATCTTAAATGCCTGCCCTGAGGCTTCCCTGGCCACATCTTGTACAATTCAGGCCTGGGAGCCAAGCCCTGTGAGATCCGTGCCTCCTCCTGCACTCGGGGTAAAACCACTCAGGGAGGGGAGGGCTCGTGTAGAAGTGCTGATGAGGAGCTGCGGCACAGccccggccctgctgctgcagggtggcCCCGAAGTGCTGGGGGCTCTGCTTGAGTCACGTCACATCCATGTTGCTCAGCCCAGGCTACGTTCCTTGAGCTCCCCGCTCCGCCACACACCACAGCCCTGCCCGCAGGGGAGCCCggtgggcaggagctgcctcctgcctgaGGCCACAGCTCTGCTGAACACCTCCAACTTACCACTCCACCAAAAACACTGCAGCGAAGCACAAAGAACATAAAACATAAGCAGCTTCACCTAATTTTTTTTACACAGAAGGAATCGGAAACATTTTGGATGAATTCAAAAATACCCTAATCATAGACATCAGCACAGTTTAGCTGGTATGTGCTCCCAGCCATGGATGAAATTTTGAACTACCAATCCTTTCTCCTGAGACTGATCAAAATCTCGACCTGAGAgtatgaacaacaaaaaaaatcttctaaaatACAGTATTAGTTCCAGTAGCATAAGCCAATTCTACACTATGTAAATGGCATCGCCTGTTTCCCTGAACTTGCAGAAGTCAACATGGTATGCCTCATTTCTTGTCAAGTGCTTTGGTAGAACTTCACAGAAGTGCTGTATTGTGCCTTCACGATAAAGTGGGATAAACCTGTTTAATTAATTTGAATTCTTCTTTACTAAGTATGTCGTGAAAGGCTCAAACAAGAGATATTgcagaaaggaacaaaaatctATGCACAGTTCTAAACCTCTTGCACAGAGCAACTAAGAGCTGCATCTGAAACAGGTATTCTTCGGTTTCAGATTTACCTTTACATGGCATCCATCCTGAGTCTGAGCAGAAGGCTCAACTGCAAGTTCTTTGCCTTTAGCCTCAAACTGCTGCAGAGAACACCTACAGAGTATAAGcagggaagaacaaaaaaaaaaaaaaaagaaaaaagcaggtcTGGAAGCATGAATCACTCGCCTGCAGCAAAAACATAATAACATAACTggttaaaataaacatttctttcaCCACACATTAGGATAACACTTGTGCACATCACTTTCAGAGGTGGAATGATGCTGAAGCTACTGgaacagcaggcagagcacttCAGAGACAGTGGAGATCTCTGCTGCAGCTAGCTTCATCCAAGAACAGAGTCCTTAGTTTGGAGGATATCAGTCTTCCCAAATTGAAAGCACAACAAAGGTTTCAGGAAAAGTGAAGCCTACTGTTGCTTCACGGGACtttatatatgttttctttGACCTACGAGAAATGTTTCTTGATGTAAGCTCCTATGGAGGTGGTCAAGTCCTTTTAGACAGATCACTGCTATCCAGtcactaatatatatatatatatctttgtaACATGCAGACAAATAAATGGTTTTTACAGTTATCTCTTTTGTGAGCATTTTTAGGAACACACTATCTTTTTGGAAGACCACCCAAACTTAACTGAGCTGTTTAAGTGCTCCAACAACCAGCGAAACCACACTGTTTTTCaagaacatggaaaataaaggaataaagggAGTCCATGTGCCCTAGGATGTGAAAAACCCACCCATTCCTCATTGGCTAAGCCTCTTATTGTCTATAAGGAGGATAACCCTCCCTGCCTGAAGGTTTGCCTCCATGTTTTGAAAGAGCTGGGTTAGTCTTTATCTGTAACACTGACATCCAATTCTTCCGAAGTTAGCACAACTTAACAGCAAttttgcttggttttgaacCATGTTAACCAGTGAGTGGAGTGATTTAAAACGTGTCAAGCTTGGGGAGATGCTACTACTAAGATATGTCAGGTGTGAAATCTGTTTATGTGCTGCCTTTCAAACAAGGCTGACCGTAAAGAGAAGACTACATGTTGACAGAAGTGAACCACAAAGGAAAGGACTGGATACAAGTCCAGTAATTGTGGTCACTCAGCTTTCTTATCGAGGTTCCAGAACAGCTGCTAGCCAGAACTCCGTACACCAAGCACACAATCGTAACTCAGCAGAGCTATTTCATATGTAGACCAACTTCTAAGTATTATTAACTGATCCAGAGCTAGGCTTAACCTAGCTAAAGAAATCTGATAAACCTGGAACCTAGATAAAGAAATCTGAAACCTGAATTAAGTGCTCTCATTGAAATTAGAGTGCTATTAATTAAATGCAACTTCAACACAATTCTTGTTAATGACTGTATAACAGACTAGCAGTTACATGTAGAGTTAAAACAATTACCCAAGTCTGAAGTGATGAGAAAAAACTCACTGAATTCTTAGCTCATTATATTCTCCATTGGAGAGCAGAAATTAGAGAGGAATTTCCAGTTAGCTCTAAATACCatagaatatatatacacacacacacacaaatatatttaaatccacgaatttaatttttatctgGCATTTAGGTAGAGCTGGGAGTGTAATTCAGCTTCCCTATCAGCCTAGACCAGTCCAAGATATTGGCAAATGCAGACTACCAACCTTGGAGGCCTGCAGAGATTTCTACAGCACTGAAAGAACAGAAGATTAAGATTCAGGGAGaacaaagaaatacagataaGTAGATGTAACTACTGCCAGAAGGACAGCAGTACACAGATGAGCTTTAAGCTTTAATTCCAGTGATCATTATTTGCCCTATGTCTAGGGCAAAAATCCCCAGAGAACCATTTCTAGACATCATCACAAAGGGCACTACTAATACGCTAGATCTGAATACTTGAAGATATCACACATCTTACACTCAAACTTGCAGTTAAATAAAAGGTTGCTTTCCGTATTTCTAGAGTAATGTTTAATCCTTTTGCAGACATGACTGTTCTCTCCAaagaaaatacaggagaagtAGCCTCTTATGCTAGGTTCAAGTTAGGCTACATGAACACCGTATTTAAATTCAGATTAAAACAAAGGCCTTACCTGCATATCACACCAGTCTAAGAGCTGTGAGCAAGTTTCTCCATTTCCTGAAGGACAGTATACTTACAGGTCACACCAGTTCCCTCAATTCAAGTAACAGCAGGACAAGGCAGCTCATAAACCTACTCACCTTCTTCCAAAGTCCACTCTATATTTGAAAGATCAGATCTATTATTTAATGTTCAAAGCTCCCCACCAAGTTAGTATGTAAGAGCACATAGTATGTTGCTGTATATGTAGATAACTTAAATGCATTTAGGTTATTAGAAGACAGATGCTGTGAGAAGCAAGGGCTGATACTGCAGACATTTTGTTAAATTGCCTTGATCCTACTGCTATTAAAAAAGTTTAGAAGAAAACACAATGCTGCCTTTACAAAATTAGGAAGCTGGAAGTTCTGTTTTAATTAGGTGATGCTAAGAATGCTCTAagtaagaaaataacatttattagcCACAATTAAATGCCTTTGACCAGCAGTTTAATTCAACCTGGATAGTGGTCAGAACCAAGCAGAAAATTTGTTCTAGGGTGATCAAAATTCATCATGTAACTGGGAACAAAGGTAAACAGAACGTTCCTATGACTGTGGATTGCTTGGCTCCTTCTATCAAGCAGTGCAAAAATATACTGTATGCTAGCtagtctgaggaaaaaaaaaacacattgtgcACAGAAACAGCTCTGGGTAAATTTGAAACAGGTAAAGGAACAAGGCCAGCAATATAGCTTTTCGTGCTGTGTCAGTGTATActggtttatttttacaaacacaTACCGCTCCCACatacattaaaatgtttgaCTTTAAGTCATTGTTTTAAGGGTCCTACGTGATATGTCATTAACAGGACAAATCCCCAGGGTCTGAAAAACAAGATGCTGTCTTCCAGACATCCTAATGAGAAAGATAATAAATGCAAGCGACAGGTTGACAGTTGTTAAAGTTGTTATCTTTAATGAAATGACTTTGGAAATAGCATCAATTTCCATGACACCAACATTTTGGGAGTCCCATAAAATATGCAGTTACATTCCAATGCCAGTATTATAGGCAGATCTCCTTTCACATGGCAAATAGGATCAAGAAAGCAACCATCAGACAGAAGAGACCCATAGCTTCAGACAGGGCGAATCCCAGGATAGCATATGagaacagctgctgcttcagagAAGGATTTCTAAAAGAAAGCGAAGGTGTAAGACCTTTTTATCTTTATGTTCAAGATATTTTTCATACACAGTTTAATGTACCTGACAAATCCAAAAGCTCATACTTCCCTTCCACAGATTCTATAACAGGAAATCCATGCACAAATTGTTATATTTTTTAGCAAGGATTTCATTGAAGACAACTGTCTTGGCAATTAAGACTAAATTCGGGTTATGCAGACTATATATTCCATAAGAACATAGCTTTTATGACTATATTCAGTCTTGGAATTTACTTTGCCTCCCATGCAGGAACCATTATGGTTTATACATCTATTTACTATCTGTAACATTAGAACTCTATTCCAAATAGTTTATGTCTACAACATTAAGTAGCTCACAAAGAAATTGAAGAACTGAAACCACGTAGAGCAAAGAAACAAGTATGGAGCAGTTTGTTACAAAAAGCCAATGAATTATCCCTACGTGAAGTGGTGGCAGTGATGTTGGAGAGGCAGGAAAACCATCACAGTATCATTAAATAATATTCCACAACCTCTATTGACATGTTCatgccaaaaccaaaaaaaccccaaacacttTAGCTTTGTTTGGAAAACACTTATGCTTCTTCACGTAGGTAAGCCTCCTTTTCTTTATTAAGAAATAAGATATAATCAAGTCTTCAGTGGTTGAAAGAGTAATGAAGTAAAGCTTATTTTATGCCTGTTTCATTCAGTTTCTCTTTAGAAATTCTCCCCTCTTATGGAAAAAGATCCAGGTTAGATTTTGAATTCCATTCTGGAACGGAATGCTGGAACACTGAACTTCAGTGACCAACACGCTGACCCACtctaatgattttatttcttccatgtCACTTCTCCAGGGAAACTGTACCAAGTTCTGAATTTATCAGAGCCATCCTGCTGAATATATTGCAGTGTCACGCTATTTATCTGTGTTTAACACTAGTAATTATTAACAGAATTTATTACAGTTCCATGATCCTTACTACAACTTAGCTTATCTGTAAATGCTGCATCAAGATACATATGCACATATGACTTTTATATGAGAGAGAGTGATTACCTGGCATAGCCAATGATTAGACTACCGAAGACTGTTCCAATACCAGCACCAGAACCAGCCACACCTACTgtggcagcaccagcaccaatAAATTTGGCAGCAGTGTCAATGTCCCTGCTGATAGCACTAGTCTGGAATTCTCTAAGTGCTAGTTGGGAGACAGTGTTTTGGGCCCCATTAAGTGTTGAGTTGccctaagaaaacaaaacatgagaAAACATTATATTCAGACACAGATCATTTTCCATGACCAGCTTGATACAGTGTTATTCTGCAGTTATAAAAAAGTTACATTAGAACCACAGCCTAGTTACTCTTGCAAGGGATGAGACTATAACCAAGAGTTAAAGACTTCAGAATGTTACCCATTCAGCTGAAAGCAATCAATGTCAAACACAAAGGACTTCTCTCAGGGGGAAACAGCAGGACAGCAACAAGTGTTATTAGAGGTTTGATATAAAGCGGGTTTCAAAGCAGAGATTTTTGAGttagtacaagtgaactctagGCTGAGAACATTCAGGCTCACCAGGTAATTTAGGAAGATACAGAATTTTGTATATAAGGTACCTCTCCAGTCCTGACCTCTGGCCTAGAGAACACAGATGCCGAAATTGGTCTGTACAAGATTCTTGATCCGGCACGGATctggaaaaggagggaaaaagttATAAAGAAGAAACACCTGATTACAGTTGTTCCTGTAAAGTCTTATTTAAGGTTTTAAGACTATCATCTGCTAACCCATTTGTCTtaacagaaagacagaaatcttTGCACTGCTGGATATACAGTAGATTATATGGAAACAAATGCTGCCGCGCAATTTGATAGCGCCGTTTTCAGATGACATTTTATGAATAGCTAGATTATTCAATGAAGCTATTCCTGCTGACAGGAAACGTAACAAAACAGCGACCAAGTAAAGGGAAAACAGACCAGGTGGCAGCGATATGcgttttaaaatgagaaaatacaagATTCCAAAATGAATTCCCAGGTTGCTAAACGCAAGGACGTAGCGTAGACATTGAAGCCTAGCAAGGCACCAATGAATGAATCCTCCTTCACGAGAGGCCTGCGTATGTCCTTGGGCTTCCAGCCGCCTAAGGTCATCCCTGCTCTCGCACAAAGCTCTTCCTGCAGGCCGTGCCGTGCCCGCTGCTTGCGAGAGGGGCTGTTCCGCAGGCCAGAGAGGACGTTTGGAAGGAGGTCAGCCCCTTGTCTCCACAAGGGCAAGAATCCCCCGCCCCGCGCAGGCCGGGCACTGCCTGGAGTTTGACCTACAGCGAGGCGCTGCGCACCAGGCCCAGCCGCCGGGCGCTGCGCGGCCCTGCCCGCCCCAAGGGGCCCCTCACCTTGACGAGGACCCCGGCCCCAACCgaggcagcccccggccccgccgcccccctaCCACCCCCCACGTCCCCCGGGGCTCGTCCtagggcagccccagggcccctcccggcccccgctgccccgcggccgccgcccggccccgggggggcgcGGTGAGGAGCGGCCGGGGCCTCTCCGCGGGCCGGGGGCGCCGCGCTCACCAGGGCGGGCGAGGCGGCGAGCTTGGCGCAGGCGAACATCTCGGCGGGCGGCGTCCCCGGGGGCCACAATCCGGTGTCTCTGCGGGGAGAGCGAGAGGGTGAGGGGGCGGCCGGGCGggtggcggcgggcgggcgggcggatGGGGGCGGATGGGGGCGGATGGCGGCGCCGCCACTCACCCGGCTCCGGCTGCGGCTGCCGCTCCTCAGGGCCGacgggctggggctggcgctGCGGGAGGGGCGGGCTCTGCGcaggcgcggcggggccggcggcgggcgCCCGGATGCAGCGCGGCGGAAGGGGCGGGGGGGAGCCGCCAAGGTCACTTTGTGCCGGCGCCATTGGCAGCGCCGGGGGGCGGTGCGGAGGGGGCCGCCCCCGAGTGGCCCCGCCCCCGCGCtcggccccgcccccgccctGTCCTACACGGAGCCTCCATTGGGCCGCGGGGTGGGAGGGCGTTTGTGGCCTTGCCTGGCCTTCAGGCTAGGAAAAGatatagctcttttttttttttttttttttttttttttttttttctacttcacaCTTTGCACCCATGGTTTGGGAACAGAAGTACATGCGCAAACATCGAGGAAGATATACGTGACAGTGGCAAAACCTTTACCAGTTTGTCAGAACTTCTCTTGTTGAAAAAAATTGAGAATCCACCCACACGCCGCTGTGGTAACGAACCTTTCCAGCACCACgaataaaaaaaacataaagtAAGTGTGGGTGCTGCCCTGGTGGAATTCCTTACACGCTGCTGTACTGCTGATCAACACCACCCTACCAAAGGCATACCAGTGAATATTTAAATTCTATTCAcctcaaaataaatgtatttattaccCATCCAAATGTACATTTTATATCTGTCTTCTGCATCTTTGCCAGGGTGATCTCACATGCCCTAACAGACTGTGCTTTTTGTTCTCAAGTCACATATTTTCCTGTCAGTTCCTAAAATCAACCTGGAGTCTCAGGAGTGTTGTGCATTTTCTGTCATGATTCCTGCTCTGGAATGCTTTGCAAAAATGCATTCACAAGCTGTTTGGTCTGAGCAACATAAAAAACCACCATTAAACACTTGTTTATTGTTGCTCTTAAGGCATAACAGCTGATATTATATTTTACATGCAACTCAGTTGTTGCTTTTAGGAGGAGTCAGAAGCACAGTTATTGATCTCTGGGGACCATGTTCAGCTTAATTCAAGCAGTTCTTCATAAAGAAAGACTTCTGTTAATCTCACTCTATTTCCTATTGGTTTGACCTGCTGCTAGGTCCCCAGAGAAGTTCATTGGTGCTCTAAGGAATGGTGTAATTTCCAactcatagaatcgtagaatatcccaagttggatgGGActcataaggatcattgagtccaactcctggctccacacagatctacccaaaaattcagaccatatgactaagagcacagtccaaatgcttcttaaactccaacaggctcggtgcagtgactatgtccctggggagcctgttccagtgcacaaccaccctcttggtgaagaacctcttcctgatagcCAGCCTGAACTTCCCCTGTCGCAGCCTGACACCATTCacttgggtcctatcactggtcactaaagagaacagatcagcacctgcccctccactccccctcatgaggccGCCATgagtctcccctcagcctcctcttctccaggctgaacaggcccagtgccctcagccactcctcatacgtcttcccctctcggcgcttcaccatctttgtagcccttctctggatactctccaacagtttcacttcctttttgtgctgtggtgcccagaattGCACACAGCACTTGTGAGGCCGCAACAGCGCAGAGTAGGGTGGgaaatcacctccctcgaccaactagcagtgctgtgcctgaggcaccccaggatacggttcctatgggaaactgtgtcaaaagcttgactgaaatccaaaaatatCACATTGGCTGATTTCCTTTGATCAACTAGATGGTGAtattatcataaaaggaaatctagTTAGTCAACGGGACCTACTCTTCATGAACCCACGTTGGCTGGGACTAAAGACTGCATTGTCCCACAGGTGCCCTTCAGTAACTTCAAGGATAATCCTCTCCATAAtattaccaggcactgacgtgaatTGCTCACCATGTACCTGAAACTTAAGTTCAACTGAGAATGTCGTCTCACACTCACAAAATCTCCTGAAAGAGATTCCTGGCTTTCCAGGGGTCTCTCCCAGAGAGGGCCAGTTAGGCCCCTTCAACTCAAACCACAAAGACTTCTGGTCACCGTGTCTGTGTTTTTAGGTACACCACGGGAAGGCCCAGTCTCACTTTGAGGCCCTCAGTGGTTTGGTATCTGCGCATTTCAGACCGTGACTGTCACACAACGTGAGTGTTGGCAGAACACACATGGTGTACAGACAGAATTTTTCTGGTGACTTCCTGAAGAGGTCTGGCAAGCATTTCTGCCTGCTCAGTTTGCCATGCAGGAATCATGTAATAAGGAAGCTGGTCATGGTACTTGTAAAATGGCATTTCTATCTGCTATGTGTAGGTTGGTCTTTCTTCAGACAGAGATGAATTTGGGCAATAATATATCTAGAAATGCAACAAATAAAACACTGTACAACAATGAATAAATGTCTCTGTCCAGAGTGCTTTGCACCAAAGGCTCTGTCAGTATTCTATATTCATTATGAATAACTCGTAAAAGATGACTATATGTTCTGTATTTGCTGACAGAGAAATCTTAGCTAATCAGGAGAATCCCATTATTCAAAGTCTAAATAGATAGTTCTCCTAGATCAAAACCTATTCTTTCAGGCTGAATTTTACTTCCCAGAAGAGGATTAGTACCTCCAAGCATATCACACACTCACACTAGTGTTTCTAAACGTTCTGTTTTGAAGAGGAGATATGTCTGGAAAACCAATATATTCCAATAACCCTTAGTTCTTGGAAGAGCCCCAAAGGGGGTGAAATTGGATCAAAAGCCCCCTGAGAATGTCctaatgtttttgaaatgctttaaaacGTAGAGTGGTGTTATTACCTCAGGGTTAGCTCTCCAGAACTTCCAGATTTATGCTGTACTTTGCAGGGCATTGATTGATATTGATTTACAAAGTCAGGGTCTGTCAGTGTTTTCCACTGCCTGGGCCACGTTTCAGCACAGAATATCATGCACCTCTCCCATTCACTGCTGCATGGCTGACTCTTCCCAATCACGACGACCAGATAACTGGAGCAATTGCTTGTGGGAAGAAGCTACATGTATATAGAGCAGAATTAATAAGCTTTACAATATTTAAACTGATTTAGCTttggaaagaaggaatgaagctATAGTTATGTCTCTGCTTTGAGGAGTACACTCTTCATACCTGTTTGTCTTATTGATTATTGGTAGTTGGCAAATCTTGCTATAAGTAACATCGGAAATTTTAATTGCTGACTTGGCTGCATTGCATGTGATGCTTTACAGGAAAGCAGATGACGGAAGCCTTTTTCTCATCATTGTAAAGTTGTCTTTTacaggggaaaggggagaatCTGTTTCTTGAGTGATCTTTGTCCCCCAGAGTACTTACCCAAGCTATTTTTTGCTcagattcattttcttttagtctCCGTTCAGTAAAGAGCTGAAGGCAGTTAACCACATAGGACTAATTTAGTCTATAGAGCATTCTGCTCAACTATCCATTGATTATTTTAACACCCAAGTCCTAGAAACTGATGGCATTAACCACAGAGACAAACAGCAGACCATGTCTGCACTTAGCAAAACTCTGAAGGTATGCAGATACTATGGAGACTTTTGATGTGATTTGAAGCAAAAATCGTGGTAATCCCTGCCGTATCAATTTTGGGTCTCTAAGATCTGTTTTAAATAACAGAATGATTATATGCATATGTTCTACTACTACGATAGCCGTTATACATCAAAACTGGAGTATTATCATTAGGGAAACTACTCCCCTATGGCAAAAATTAAGCGAGGGAAGGAGGCATTCTCATCTTCATCCTAGCTACTGGATTCTGGAGGAAAGCAAGACCAAGGCTCCAAAGCAGCCCTGTCAGGAAAGACAAGTAGAATCACTCTCATTCTGGATAACAAAGCCCTGTTGTCCAGTGTTCAGGTTCTGCTGGCTGGTTTCAGGATGTTACACAACAGTGTAAATATGTAGTAATATATCCACTCTTTTGTGAAGTCCAGAATGATATGAGGTCAAAGACaatcttctgtttttgaaatttattttctatttcaggaaaaattatcaatcttctgaagaaaaaaaaaaaaaaaacacaaaaacaacagatgctacatttaatttataatttatttgcatttgcaatataaaatgaaatgcttgACAGATTCACAAATAGTTTCGCTTTATGTTTCCCATCTATAGCCGCATGTGCTACGATCGCCACCTTCAGGACGAGTTTCCATGTATTTAAGCATTGTTAAGTATCTACCCCAATACTTTTTGGAAATAGATTTTTGAGAAAAAGCAGTAATGAAAAAATCTATTGATGCTTaatcaaattatttattataaacacacagaaaatacagaaccTGGGGAATTAGAGTACCTCTTCATTTGTTACTTAAGAAACTGAACTCCCGTGAGCGAGGTGTTTTACTCAGATGATTCATGTTTCCCATGGCTGGTTCAGGTGGTCTCTGTGCTGTGTTGCAAAGAACAGCCAATACCTGAAATGATCAGTCAGGCAATCGGATAGCACACACAGACATTGTTAGTTTACAGAATATCACTGAGAGAGATTAAATTAGAATAAATTCAGCAATGGTCTTTATTCTAATTAACAGCATTAAACACCTTTTCTAACAGAAAACAGTGTTCAGCTGGAGGTTGACCACATTGGCTGCACTGTTTAGAGCACACAGCTGGCAATGCAATTACAACACTGTTCACACAATACACACTTCCTGCTAAAACAGACATCCAGAGAACTGCACAGACAACCAAGACTTTGGCCACAGTAGAACCATCATTTCAAGAAATACCCATAAGCCTTGGTAGCTGAAGTCAAAGACACCCCAAATGGAGGGATGCTTTGTTAGTGGCCTCTTCTGAAAGCACAGGCTTTTTGTGCAAGGGGAATGGCAACACCAAGATTCATGGTGTTTAAACACTAGTACCTAAGCTATGTTCATGAGATTTTTGGACTTTTTGTTTCTTAGAATCATGTAAGTGGTTCTGGGCAAGTCCTTGTGGGAACTATATTTGGCTGTTGACAAGCTgcaaagagaaatagaaaaggtAGCTGTCCGGTGCTCATAAAAACATAggatttactgattttttttgggggggtgatttatttatttatttatttatttatttatttatttatttatttatttatttatttatttaactggcTGTTTGTGCCTTGTAAAGAGCAAATGCAGGGTACATATATGTATGCCAGGACTGTGGCAGAAggactttttcttcctctacccTCTCTGGAGAGACTATAGATCCAGTTTGTAGTCtctggggggtggggagagatGGAACCATAGCCATTAATACATGCAAGATTCATCTGTTTAATTGTAAGTGATGTACCTTCCAAGTGTGAGTCTAAATTCTCACACACTTGCAAATTGCTTTGGGATCACTGCCCAAAAGGCTCAGTATAAACACAGAACATCCATTATCATCCTGGAGCTCCTTGGTCTGCCATGCTCAGCAGAAAGCCTGTGGGAAGGCACCAAGCCCGTGCCAGGTCCTGCCCTCCCAGACCCGGTGACAGTCAGAACCCAGGGAAATAGCTCTTCCAAGTCAGGTGGTGAATGCCACACTTTGCATGTCTCAggcaagctatttttaaattactataATTAATTTTACTCATGGTTACAGAGGAGATTGTGTATTCTTATGCTCTGCACCTAGAGCCCAGAAGCTCTGGACAGCCTGCCATGGCGCagctctgtccccagcagtcAGACCTGATGAACACGCTGGCTCTCTGGCACGCCTGCACTCATTCCCATCTGCTGTGCTGGCGCCATTCCCACTCAGAATTAGCTATGCCAATTTCAGCAGGGCATAGGTGCTAACCAAACATGGTTTTAGAGGGACAGCTTTCATAACACAGCGAGTGCCATCCCTTTTGCCAGCAAATCCTGCTGTTTGCAAATAATTCCAGCTTAAGGCCACGTGCTTCATTACATGGGATCACATCTGTAGATGCTTGTGggcattataaaaaaaaaaaaatcaacaaatgtGTAGTgtatttctctttcagtttGGCTTGGTGCTTGGAATTTTGCATGTGGAGAACGAATGCTCTGCACCTTGTTAGTGGGAGAGAGCCATCGGCTGTTACATACTGTGAGCAGTCTTAACAGGTCTCTGCATGAAAGCCGAGGCAGCAGACTACAGGATTTTAGCACTGCTTTTTCAGGTGGCCCTCGACTGCTTTGTGTCTGAGAAGAAGATGACAGAACATTGCCTTTTTTGCACTGTGGCTTTTGCCTTTCCAGATTCTGAATAGATTTGTGCAAAAGGCATATTTGGCCCCTACCCAATTCCAAAGTGGCATAGAAGTAAGGCAAAATTAATGCTACTTAGTAAACATTATATACAAGAGGTCTGTATATGATCTATAAATACCATAATAATGTATgataaaaacaaca
The sequence above is drawn from the Anas platyrhynchos isolate ZD024472 breed Pekin duck chromosome 7, IASCAAS_PekinDuck_T2T, whole genome shotgun sequence genome and encodes:
- the ATP5MC3 gene encoding ATP synthase F(0) complex subunit C3, mitochondrial: MFACAKLAASPALIRAGSRILYRPISASVFSRPEVRTGEGNSTLNGAQNTVSQLALREFQTSAISRDIDTAAKFIGAGAATVGVAGSGAGIGTVFGSLIIGYARNPSLKQQLFSYAILGFALSEAMGLFCLMVAFLILFAM